The following coding sequences lie in one Halogeometricum rufum genomic window:
- a CDS encoding sulfatase gives MSNPLQRFPRLNNAFVNTRHKVKHWLERRDRDVSYDATVGDPRNVLFVVVDCLRADHVSAFGHDRSTTPTLDAFDGAAFSHAVAPSPWTFPSVPSLLSGRYPHEHGGRFETEYRDLSSEQFPARPTASVPTIPELLESAGYDTAMLTAIPMAAKATGDRFQTVDMRYTPAADQVSRALDWVDGRDRWFLHLHLGDPHAPLDVPADHRETFDVPDVEGLEDWRFREEASGEGFEAYADARRRAYDASVRGADDELARLLDAVPDDTVVVVCGDHGEAFWEHPSLERRLNDDPRGFYATDHGHSVLEEVARVPLWVDAPTLPSGTSDERVSLVDVVPTVLDALDVADAPATTGAELGAPDPSRPVLCEETAYGYDQRAVWVDDAKLVVVPGLDEAVWFDLSADPGESDPREDVPEDLRAALDSVDAGVYGEETMDVDDATRDRLSELGYLE, from the coding sequence ATGAGCAACCCGCTGCAGCGCTTCCCCCGCCTGAACAACGCGTTCGTCAACACGCGCCACAAGGTCAAACACTGGCTGGAACGCCGGGACAGGGACGTCTCGTACGACGCGACGGTCGGGGACCCGCGGAACGTGCTGTTCGTCGTCGTCGACTGCCTCCGCGCGGACCACGTCTCGGCGTTCGGACACGACCGGTCGACGACGCCGACGCTGGACGCGTTCGACGGCGCGGCGTTCTCGCACGCCGTCGCGCCGAGTCCGTGGACGTTCCCCTCGGTCCCGTCGTTGCTGTCGGGTCGCTACCCGCACGAACACGGCGGCCGGTTCGAGACGGAGTACCGGGACCTCTCGTCAGAGCAGTTCCCCGCGCGACCCACCGCGTCGGTGCCGACGATTCCGGAACTCCTCGAATCGGCCGGCTACGACACGGCGATGCTGACCGCGATTCCGATGGCGGCGAAGGCGACGGGCGACCGCTTCCAGACGGTCGACATGCGCTACACGCCGGCCGCCGACCAGGTGTCGAGAGCGCTCGACTGGGTGGACGGCCGGGACCGGTGGTTCCTCCACCTCCACCTCGGCGACCCGCACGCGCCCCTCGACGTGCCCGCGGACCACCGCGAGACGTTCGACGTGCCGGACGTCGAGGGCCTCGAAGACTGGCGCTTCCGCGAGGAGGCGTCGGGCGAGGGGTTCGAGGCGTACGCCGACGCGCGACGGCGCGCGTACGACGCGTCGGTCCGCGGGGCCGACGACGAACTGGCGCGCCTCCTCGACGCCGTCCCCGACGACACCGTGGTCGTCGTCTGCGGCGACCACGGCGAGGCGTTCTGGGAGCATCCGTCGCTGGAACGCCGCCTCAACGACGACCCGCGCGGGTTCTACGCCACCGACCACGGACACAGCGTCCTCGAAGAAGTCGCCCGCGTGCCCCTGTGGGTCGACGCGCCGACCCTGCCGTCCGGAACGTCCGACGAACGCGTCTCGCTGGTGGACGTGGTTCCGACGGTCCTCGACGCCCTCGACGTGGCGGACGCGCCGGCGACGACGGGGGCCGAACTCGGCGCTCCGGACCCGTCCCGGCCGGTCCTCTGCGAGGAGACGGCGTACGGCTACGACCAGCGCGCCGTCTGGGTGGACGACGCGAAACTCGTGGTCGTCCCCGGCCTCGACGAGGCGGTCTGGTTCGACCTCTCGGCGGACCCCGGCGAGTCAGACCCGCGCGAGGACGTGCCCGAGGACCTCCGGGCGGCACTCGACTCCGTCGACGCCGGCGTGTACGGCGAGGAGACGATGGACGTCGACGACGCGACCAGAGACCGACTCTCGGAACTCGGCTATCTGGAGTAG
- a CDS encoding sulfatase has product MVNVCIVVLDAVRAANLSCYGHSRPTTPNIDSVADESVVFERAISPAPVTLDSTASLFTGLYPGDHRAGQRGTLDVDVPHLPELLADAGHETGAVTTNPFVTPGFGFDQGVDRFDAVEHRFERGMNVRKFFNEHKHLPSHRRYLSFLRASLDRNFLSHVGNGLQFRFELFGADDDNGATETTRAATRFFDDASEPWFLYAHYSEAHMKDVRHLYKLPRADRYRFVDEDRVDDVGVQQHPDGEYPADSMDVHERLYDGSIRYLDRHVGRLVDDLKERGEWDDTLFAITADHGECLGEYGAMGHGHLYEPGVRVPLVVKPPAEMDEDPGRRDGRVNTLGLYATVAELVGADADHAQVPSVFADHEHVLTQDYSGSWSWSRYGDDTAGQHALYVDDLKLIRQGESVELYDTTEEEFEAGPPLSDHPRREELVETMDAYLDSFDESTESIDRIDVDESASQRLEDLGYL; this is encoded by the coding sequence ATGGTCAACGTCTGCATCGTCGTCCTGGACGCGGTGAGAGCGGCCAATCTGTCCTGCTACGGCCACTCCCGTCCGACGACGCCGAACATCGACTCGGTCGCCGACGAGTCGGTCGTCTTCGAACGCGCCATCTCCCCCGCCCCCGTCACCCTCGACTCCACCGCCTCCCTCTTCACCGGCCTGTACCCCGGCGACCACCGGGCCGGCCAGCGCGGGACGCTCGACGTGGACGTGCCCCACCTGCCGGAACTGCTGGCGGACGCCGGCCACGAGACGGGCGCGGTGACGACGAACCCGTTCGTCACCCCCGGGTTCGGGTTCGACCAGGGCGTCGACCGGTTCGACGCCGTCGAACACCGGTTCGAACGGGGGATGAACGTCCGGAAGTTCTTCAACGAGCACAAACACCTCCCGAGTCACCGGCGCTACCTCAGCTTCCTCCGCGCGTCGCTGGACCGGAACTTCCTCTCGCACGTCGGCAACGGCCTCCAGTTCCGCTTCGAGTTGTTCGGCGCTGACGACGACAACGGCGCGACGGAGACGACGCGGGCGGCGACGCGGTTCTTCGACGACGCCTCGGAGCCGTGGTTCCTGTACGCCCACTACAGCGAGGCGCACATGAAGGACGTCCGGCACCTCTACAAACTTCCGCGAGCGGACCGCTACCGGTTCGTCGACGAGGACCGGGTGGACGACGTCGGCGTCCAACAGCACCCCGACGGCGAGTATCCGGCGGACTCGATGGACGTCCACGAACGCCTGTACGACGGGTCGATACGTTACCTCGACCGGCACGTCGGCCGCCTCGTGGACGACCTGAAGGAGCGCGGCGAGTGGGACGACACGCTGTTCGCGATAACGGCCGACCACGGCGAGTGTCTGGGGGAGTACGGCGCGATGGGCCACGGTCACCTGTACGAACCCGGCGTCCGCGTCCCGTTGGTCGTCAAGCCGCCGGCGGAGATGGACGAGGACCCGGGACGCCGGGACGGACGCGTCAACACGCTGGGTCTGTACGCCACCGTCGCCGAACTCGTCGGCGCGGACGCGGACCACGCGCAGGTGCCGAGCGTCTTCGCGGACCACGAGCACGTCCTCACGCAGGACTACTCGGGGTCGTGGAGTTGGAGCCGGTACGGCGACGACACCGCCGGACAGCACGCCCTGTACGTGGACGACCTGAAGCTGATTCGGCAGGGGGAGTCCGTCGAACTGTACGACACGACCGAGGAGGAGTTCGAGGCCGGACCGCCGCTCTCGGACCACCCGCGACGGGAGGAGTTGGTGGAGACGATGGACGCCTACCTCGACTCGTTCGACGAGTCGACGGAGAGCATCGACCGCATCGACGTGGACGAGAGCGCGAGCCAGCGACTCGAAGACCTGGGTTACCTCTGA
- a CDS encoding sulfatase, with protein sequence MNVLLVTVDSLRADRVNEEVMPFTRSFADDALEFTECVANGPATPASFPAIHASRHFASIEGLGIPAEGGGVVTLAERLRDAGYATSGYTDNHFASGSYHFDRGFDRMHDASSTTEAGKLKQFVQSNLDKDGALFKTIERVYTRVDALWSTTTGNESEYERAESLNRRTLDWIAERDDDEDWFVWLHYMDVHHPYEAPDEYQRQFLDDPESVAECRRLSRKGTHHPEEMTEEEWETIRRLYDAECAYTDDQFESLLSELDERGIRDDTVVCLTADHGELVGEHGHAGHPPEFWEGIVRVPFVVDGVDETGTVDGQVRLIDLPPTLTDAVGLDATAAWQGESALAVARGDADAREFAFGDVGRQIDYTRSYVRRADGWKLMRHGDDGEFLYDVRATPAEAPEDNRVDDSPPEYADLTDRLDEHQERMAALRSGDGGVDEDDEMVEQHLRELGYLE encoded by the coding sequence ATGAACGTCCTGCTCGTCACCGTCGACTCGCTCCGCGCCGACCGCGTCAACGAGGAGGTCATGCCGTTCACCCGGTCGTTCGCCGACGACGCCCTGGAGTTCACCGAGTGCGTCGCCAACGGCCCGGCGACGCCCGCGTCGTTCCCCGCGATTCACGCGAGCCGCCACTTCGCGAGCATCGAGGGACTGGGCATCCCCGCCGAGGGCGGCGGCGTCGTCACCCTCGCCGAACGACTGCGCGACGCCGGCTACGCGACGAGCGGGTACACGGACAACCACTTCGCCAGCGGGTCGTACCACTTCGACCGCGGGTTCGACCGGATGCACGACGCCAGTAGCACCACCGAGGCGGGGAAGTTGAAGCAGTTCGTCCAGTCGAACCTCGACAAGGACGGCGCCCTGTTCAAGACGATAGAGCGGGTCTACACCCGCGTCGACGCGCTCTGGTCCACGACGACGGGCAACGAGAGCGAGTACGAACGCGCCGAGTCGCTCAACCGACGAACCCTCGACTGGATCGCCGAACGCGACGACGACGAGGACTGGTTCGTCTGGCTCCACTACATGGACGTCCACCACCCCTACGAGGCGCCCGACGAGTACCAGCGGCAGTTCCTCGACGACCCCGAGAGCGTCGCCGAGTGCCGCCGCCTCTCCCGGAAGGGGACGCACCACCCCGAGGAGATGACCGAGGAAGAGTGGGAGACGATACGCCGACTCTACGACGCCGAGTGCGCGTACACGGACGACCAGTTCGAGTCGCTGCTGTCCGAACTGGACGAACGCGGGATTCGCGACGACACCGTCGTCTGCCTCACCGCAGACCACGGCGAACTCGTCGGCGAACACGGCCACGCGGGCCACCCGCCGGAGTTCTGGGAGGGCATCGTCCGCGTGCCGTTCGTCGTGGACGGCGTCGACGAGACGGGGACGGTGGACGGGCAGGTCCGCCTCATCGACCTCCCACCGACGCTGACGGACGCCGTCGGCCTCGACGCGACGGCGGCGTGGCAGGGCGAGTCGGCGCTGGCCGTCGCGCGCGGCGACGCCGACGCCCGCGAGTTCGCCTTCGGCGACGTGGGCCGGCAGATAGACTACACGCGGAGCTACGTCCGCCGCGCCGACGGCTGGAAGCTGATGCGCCACGGCGACGACGGGGAGTTCCTCTACGACGTCCGCGCGACGCCCGCGGAGGCCCCCGAGGACAACCGCGTGGACGACTCGCCCCCCGAGTACGCCGACCTGACCGACCGACTGGACGAACATCAAGAGCGGATGGCCGCCCTGCGGAGCGGCGACGGCGGCGTCGACGAGGACGACGAGATGGTCGAACAGCACCTGCGCGAACTCGGCTACCTGGAGTAG